A stretch of the Arachis stenosperma cultivar V10309 chromosome 6, arast.V10309.gnm1.PFL2, whole genome shotgun sequence genome encodes the following:
- the LOC130934373 gene encoding uncharacterized protein LOC130934373 has product MKNLRRRGIECPPICERCWAGEETEEHLFKHFDFARHFWFASPFNLRPETNRETNVKGWIIEILGKLQMKEQGFFCTLLNQLWQVRNSTIFEKKVLTIEEEIKKALTSFEEFSNTQATLEELRKSHNPPTFITQKWEEPPNSMLKVNVDAAVGKINKGGVGVVIRDNLGQVMATACWAIPFPLEAHEAEAYAVYRGMKMAIESCFTNIILESDSMQVVKALKQRKVIDSYFGFFIADNMYLIDNFRSISFNHVKR; this is encoded by the coding sequence ATGAAGAACCTAAGGCGTAGAGGAATTGAATGTCCACCAATTTGTGAGAGATGCTGGGCAGGAGAGGAGACGGAAGAACACCTCTTCAAACACTTTGATTTTGCAAGGCATTTCTGGTTTGCATCACCATTCAATTTAAGGCCTGAAACAAACAGAGAAACTAATGTGAAAGGATGGATTATAGAGATTTTGGGTAAGCTTCAGATGAAAGAACAAGGCTTTTTTTGTACCTTACTAAATCAACTCTGGCAAGTAAGGAATTCAacgatttttgaaaagaaagtaCTAACAATTgaggaagaaataaaaaaagcatTGACCTCCTTCGAAGAATTCTCGAACACCCAAGCTACTTTGGAAGAGTTGAGGAAGAGTCATAACCCACCAACTTTCATTACGCAGAAGTGGGAAGAGCCACCAAACTCAATGCTGAAAGTAAATGTAGATGCAGCCGTTGGTAAGATTAATAAAGGAGGTGTAGGAGTTGTTATTAGAGATAACCTGGGCCAAGTCATGGCAACAGCTTGTTGGGCTATTCCATTCCCCCTTGAGGCCCATGAGGCAGAAGCATATGCTGTCTATCGAGGAATGAAGATGGCTATagaaagttgctttacaaatattattttggagagTGATAGTATGCAAGTGGTGAAAGCTCTCAAACAAAGAAAGGTAATTGACTCTTATTTTGGTTTCTTCATTGCTGATAATATGTATTTAATAGATAATTTTAGATCAATTTCTTTTAATCATGTGAAGAGATAA
- the LOC130933047 gene encoding metacaspase-9, with amino-acid sequence MEGKNKRLAVLVGCNYYNTPNELHGCINDVLAMRDTLVKRFEFEAANIEVLTDAPGSSSALPTGANIKLALARMVDAAKAGDVLYFHYSGHGTRIPSKKRGHPFRQEEAIVPCDFNLITDLDFRQLVNRLPSGASLTILSDSCHSGGLIDKEKEQIGPSSVISKSEAPKNYTYTPKTLPFESILQHLSSLTKINTTDIGTHLLESFGEEASLRFRLPLPDPELSTPLRADNGVLLSGCQPDETSADMRPNEVNAKAYGAFSNAVQMVLTENPGMISNREVVILARKLLQSQGFQQHPCLYCSDENANATFLWQS; translated from the exons ATGGAGGGAAAGAATAAGAGGCTAGCTGTTTTGGTGGGGTGCAATTACTATAACACCCCTAACGAGTTGCATGGCTGCATAAACGATGTGCTGGCTATGAGGGACACACTAGTGAAGCGCTTTGAGTTTGAAGCTGCCAACATTGAGGTCCTAACCGATGCACCCGGCTCATCTTCGGCTTTGCCCACCGGCGCCAACATCAAGCTGGCGCTGGCTCGCATGGTCGATGCAGCCAAAGCTGGGGATGTTCTGTACTTTCACTACAGTGGACATGGAACCAGGATCCCTTCAAAGAAACGTGGCCATCCATTCCGCCAAGAGGAAGCAATTGTGCCTTGTGACTTCAATCTTATCACAG ATTTGGATTTCCGGCAACTGGTGAATCGGCTGCCGAGTGGCGCGAGCCTGACAATCCTGTCAGACTCATGCCACAGCGGCGGCCTAATCGACAAAGAGAAGGAACAGATAGGGCCATCATCAGTAATCTCCAAAAGTGAAGCACCGAAAAATTACACTTACACCCCAAAGACACTTCCCTTTGAGTCCATATTGCAGCACCTTTCATCGCTAACAAAAATAAACACCACTGACATTGGAACACACTTGTTAGAATCCTTCGGTGAGGAAGCCAGCCTGAGGTTCCGGCTTCCCCTGCCGGATCCTGAATTGTCCACACCGCTTCGAGCGGACAACGGGGTTCTGCTGAGTGGCTGCCAGCCTGATGAGACATCTGCCGACATGAGGCCGAACGAAGTGAATGCAAAGGCTTATGGTGCATTCAGCAATGCCGTTCAGATGGTTTTGACGGAGAATCCTGGTATGATAAGTAACAGAGAAGTTGTGATTTTAGCTAGAAAGTTGCTTCAATCACAGGGGTTTCAGCAGCATCCTTGTCTCTATTGCAGTGATGAGAATGCAAATGCTACTTTCTTGTGGCAAAGTTAA